The Burkholderia ambifaria AMMD genome contains the following window.
GCGCGCTGAAGATCGGCGTCGTGGTGTACAACCGCGCGAATTCGAAGCTGAACGCCGACATGCTCGAGCGCCTCGCCGATCGTTGCCCGAACCTGATCGGCTTCAAGGACGGCGTCGGCGAAATCGAGAGCATGGTCACGATCCGCCGCCGCCTCGGCGACCGCTTCGCGTACCTCGGCGGCCTGCCGACGGCCGAAGTCTACGCAGCCGCGTACAAGGCACTCGGCGTGCCGGTGTACTCGTCGGCCGTGTTCAACTTCATCCCGAAGACGGCGATGGAATTCTACGAAGCGATCGCGAAGGACGACCACGCAACGGTCGGCCGCCTGATCGACGAGTTCTTCCTGCCGTACCTGCAGATCCGCAACCGTCGCGCGGGCTACGCGGTCAGCATCGTGAAGGCGGGCGCGAAGCTCGTCGGCCACGACGCGGGCCCGGTGCGCGCGCCGCTCGTCGACCTGAACGACGCCGAAGTCGCCGAACTGGACGTGCTGATCAAGAAGATGGGCCCGCAGTAAGCGGGGACGGCCGGCGCGGTGCTCTCGGGGGCACCGCGGCCGGCCTGTCGTCAGTTTTGCGTCGCGGCCGGCTCTTGCCGGCCGCGGTCGTTTGCAGCGGCGGCAACGCGCTGCATCCCGCCGCGGTGCGTGCCGTCACATCTGCGCGATGACGCCGATGATCCGGTGACGCACGTTGCCGAGCTTGATCCGGGTCGTCTCGATCTGTTCCTGCGCGCCCGAACGCACGCGTGCGTTCGACTCGCCGCCGAGAATCTGCCCCAGCACGTCGCGGTCGACGACCGCATCGAAGAACCGGCCGACCGTGATCGTCGCCGACTGCTTCGCGGTCAGCAGCGCGTTGTTGGCCTGCGTCAGCGCGTCGGTACGCAGGTTCTGGTCGCGTTCGTCGATGCCGCGGCGCTGCTCGAGCGCGAACACCAGCGCTTCCATGTCCTGCCTGAAACGGCGCACGGCGAGGCCGAACATGAGCGAATGCGCATCGGAGCCGGTCACTGGCCGCCCCTGGTTGATGGTCACGTCGAATTCGCTGCCGCCGAGGTCGCGCTGGAATTCGAGCAGCGCATTCGCGAGCACGCGCCCTTCGCTGTACTGGCCGATGCGGCTGCGCACGGAATGCGCGACGTCGCCGATCGCCTTCCATAGTCCGGCGGCGAACAGGTGGTCGCCCCGCTTGCTGATGTTCATCGGATGGCTCCTTATTGGTCTTGTGTCGGTCTCTCAGGCTCGCCAGCGGGCCGGACGGCCCGCAGCCTCGCTACTGTAGGAGAAATTCAGGCAACGCGGAAGGTGGGGGCCGGCACGTCACGGCAACACATCATCTGATGCGACAATTGACGCGTCGACTTACTCGCGAGCAGTTCATGCGCACCACCTTGTCCCTCGACGACGCACTGCTCGCCAAAGCGCAGCAATTGACCGGCGTCACCGAAAAATCGGCTCTGGTGAGAGAAGCGCTGCGCGCTTTGATCGCGCGCGAAAGCGCACGACGACTTGCCCGCCTCGGCGGCACCGAGCCCGACCTTGAATCCGTTCCACGCCGGCCGTCAGAGCCCGCATGATTCTTGTCGACACTTCAGATCGCGCAACCCGCGGCACGAAACTCCGCCACAAATGAAAACGGCGGACGCGCCCGTGGGCATCGTCCGCCGCCATCCATCAACGTACCGAATCGCGCCCCACTCGGGACGCGGCCTTCAGCCCGTCACGTTCAGCCCCCTCACTCCGCCTTGCCGTCCCGCAGCCGCGGAATCGCGAGCGGATTGCTTTCCTGCAGCCCTTCGGGCAGCAGATCGTCCGGGAAGTCCTGGTAGCACACGGGCCGCAGGAAACGCTCGATCGCGGTCGCGCCGACCGACGTGACGGACGAATTCGACGTCGCCGGGAACGGCCCGCCGTGCACCATCGCGTCGCACACCTCGACGCCGGTCGGATAGCCGTTGACGAGCAGACGCCCGGCCTTGCGTTCGAGGATCGGCAGCAGGCGGCGCGCGAGCGGCTTGTCGTCGGCGTCCATCTGCAGCGTGGCCGTCAGCTGGCCCTCCAGCGCGTCGAGCACGTGCGCGACTTCGTCGAGATCGCGGCAGCGCACGATCAGCGATGCCGGCCCGAACACCTCGTGGCTGAATGCCGGCTCCGCCAGGAACGCCTGCGCGGCGACTTCGTACACCGCGCCGCCTGCCTGGCATTCGGTCTGCGCCGTCTCGCCCGCGCCGATTTCACGCACGCCCGGCAGTTCGGCCAGCTTGCCGCGACCGTTGCGATACGCGTCCGCGATGCCGCGCGTCAGCATCACGCCGGCCGGCTTCTTCGCGAGCGCCTGCGCGGCGACCGACTCGAAGCGGTCGAGATCGGGACCGTCGATCGCCAGCACGAGGCCCGGGTTCGTACAGAACTGGCCGACGCCAAGCGTCAGCGAATCGACGAAGCCGGTCGCGATCGCGTCGCCGCGCGCGGCCAGCGCGGCCGGGAACAGCACGACCGGGTTGATGCTGCTCATTTCCGCATAGACGGGAATCGGCTGCGGACGCGCGTTCGCGAGCTGCACGAGCGCCATGCCGCCCTGCCGCGACCCGGTGAAGCCGACGGCCTGGATCGCCGGATGACTGACGAGCGCCGCGCCGGTCACGCGGCCCGGGCCAATCATCAGCGAGAACACGCCGGCCGGCATCCCGCACTTCGCCACCGCCGCGCGGATCGCGCGACCGACCAGCTCGGACGTGCCGAGGTGCGCCTCATGGGCCTTCACGATCACCGGGCAGCCGGCCGCCAGCGCCGACGCGGTATCGCCGCCGGCCACGGAGAACGCGAGCGGGAAGTTGCTCGCGCCGAACACGACGACCGGCCCAAGCCCGACCTTCTGCAGCCGCAGGTCCGAACGCGGCAGCGGCGTGCGCTCGGGCTGCGCGGGATCGATCGACGCTGCGAGGAAGCGCCCGTCGCGCACGACGCGCGCGAACAAGCGGAGCTGGCCGACGGTGCGGCCGCGCTCGCCCTGCAGCCGCGCGACGGGCAGGCCCGTTTCGGCGTGCGCGCGTTCGATCAGCGCGTCGCCGAGCGCGACGATTTCGTCGGCGATCGCTTCGAGAAACGCCGCGCGGGCCGCGAGCGGCTGGGCGCGGTACACGTCGAAGGCCTCACGCGCGAGTTCGCACGCGCGCTCGACGTCGGCCTGCGTCGCGACGCCGAAGGCCGGCGCATCGATCGGCGCGCCCTTCGACGGGTCGAACGCGTGCAAGGTACCGGCCGAGCCGGCCACCGCGTCGGCGCCGATCAGCATCTCTCCAGTCAATTGCATGGGGTGTGCTCCGTGGTTCGGGAATGATTCGCTCATTGTAGCTCAACAGATATGATGTCTGCCGACGACATTTCGACATTTGCGCGGCGCGTCGGCAGCGCGGCCGCGTGCGTCAAATCCTTACCCATTCAGCCTAAGCACGATTTTCTGACCCTTTCGCGTCACCCGGCAAAGGGAAAACCCGAGGTTTCTGCGTGGCGGCGTTGCTCATAAACTCGCGGTCATGTCATACGACGACGTACCTTAACGTGCCCAACAATCAGACCACCTCCCGCGATCTTCCGATCGAACTCGCCGGCAGCGCGCGCCGGACCGCTGTGCGCTACTGGATCCTGGCGATGCTGTTCGTCGTCACGACGCTCAACTATGCGGACCGGGCGACGCTGTCGATCACCGGCACGCCGATCCGCAAGGCCTTCGGCATCGATCCGGTGACGATGGGCTACATCTTCTCGGCGTTCAGCTGGGCGTACGTGCTCGCGCAGTTGCCGAGCGGCTGGCTGCTCGACCGCTTCGGCGCGCGCCGCGTGTATGCGGCGAGCATTTTCCTGTGGTCGGCGTTCACGCTGCTGCAAAGCACGATCGGCCTCGGCGGCAGCGCCGCGTTCGCGGTGACCGCGCTGTTCGTGATGCGCTTCGCGGTCGGCATCGCCGAGGCGCCCGCGTTTCCCGCGAACGCGAAGGTCGTCGCGAGCTGGTTCCCGACCGCCGAGCGCGGCACGGCGTCGGCCATCTTCAACGCCGCGCAGTATTTCGCGGCGGTGGTGTTCTCGCCGCTGATGGCGTGGCTCACGCATGCGTACGGCTGGCACCACGTGTACCTGTGGCTCGGCCTCGCCGGCATCGCGCTCGCGTTCCTGTGGCTGCGCGTGATGAAGGACCCGGTCGACCATCCGGCGGTGAACCGCGCGGAACTCGAGCATATCGAGCAGGGCGGCGGCCTCGTGCGCTCGACGGCCCGGCCGAGCGCGGCGCACGGTAGCGGCGCGGCGTCCAAGGCATCCGAAGGCAGCCGCGTCGCCGGCTGGTACTACGTGCGCCAGCTGCTGTCGAACCGGATGCTGCTCGGCGTCTATCTCGGCCAGTACTGCGTGAACGTGCTCACGTACTTCTTCCTCACGTGGTTCCCGATCTACCTCGTGCAGGCGCGCGGGATGTCGCTGCTGAAGGCCGGCTTCATGACGTCGCTGCCGGCGATCTGCGGGT
Protein-coding sequences here:
- a CDS encoding aldehyde dehydrogenase (NADP(+)), with translation MQLTGEMLIGADAVAGSAGTLHAFDPSKGAPIDAPAFGVATQADVERACELAREAFDVYRAQPLAARAAFLEAIADEIVALGDALIERAHAETGLPVARLQGERGRTVGQLRLFARVVRDGRFLAASIDPAQPERTPLPRSDLRLQKVGLGPVVVFGASNFPLAFSVAGGDTASALAAGCPVIVKAHEAHLGTSELVGRAIRAAVAKCGMPAGVFSLMIGPGRVTGAALVSHPAIQAVGFTGSRQGGMALVQLANARPQPIPVYAEMSSINPVVLFPAALAARGDAIATGFVDSLTLGVGQFCTNPGLVLAIDGPDLDRFESVAAQALAKKPAGVMLTRGIADAYRNGRGKLAELPGVREIGAGETAQTECQAGGAVYEVAAQAFLAEPAFSHEVFGPASLIVRCRDLDEVAHVLDALEGQLTATLQMDADDKPLARRLLPILERKAGRLLVNGYPTGVEVCDAMVHGGPFPATSNSSVTSVGATAIERFLRPVCYQDFPDDLLPEGLQESNPLAIPRLRDGKAE
- a CDS encoding type II toxin-antitoxin system VapB family antitoxin, which encodes MRTTLSLDDALLAKAQQLTGVTEKSALVREALRALIARESARRLARLGGTEPDLESVPRRPSEPA
- a CDS encoding MFS transporter, translated to MPNNQTTSRDLPIELAGSARRTAVRYWILAMLFVVTTLNYADRATLSITGTPIRKAFGIDPVTMGYIFSAFSWAYVLAQLPSGWLLDRFGARRVYAASIFLWSAFTLLQSTIGLGGSAAFAVTALFVMRFAVGIAEAPAFPANAKVVASWFPTAERGTASAIFNAAQYFAAVVFSPLMAWLTHAYGWHHVYLWLGLAGIALAFLWLRVMKDPVDHPAVNRAELEHIEQGGGLVRSTARPSAAHGSGAASKASEGSRVAGWYYVRQLLSNRMLLGVYLGQYCVNVLTYFFLTWFPIYLVQARGMSLLKAGFMTSLPAICGFLGGVLGGMLSDLLIRRGVSLTLARKIPIVSGMLLSMVIIGCNYVDSEVLVIVLMAVSFFGKGIGSLGWAVVADTAPKEAIGLSGSLFNMFGNTAGIVAPIAIGYLVGASGSFNGALVFVGLNALVTVFSYLVIVKDIKRVELRHRDA
- the kdgD gene encoding 5-dehydro-4-deoxyglucarate dehydratase, encoding MTSPQELKQIISHGLLSFPLTDFDADGSFRPTTYAERLEWLAPYGATALFAAGGTGEFFSLTQREYSDVIRVATETCKGKVPILAGAGGATRVAIEYAQEAERLGASGVLLMPHYLTEASQEGIAEHVEQVCRALKIGVVVYNRANSKLNADMLERLADRCPNLIGFKDGVGEIESMVTIRRRLGDRFAYLGGLPTAEVYAAAYKALGVPVYSSAVFNFIPKTAMEFYEAIAKDDHATVGRLIDEFFLPYLQIRNRRAGYAVSIVKAGAKLVGHDAGPVRAPLVDLNDAEVAELDVLIKKMGPQ